A part of Desulfobacter sp. genomic DNA contains:
- a CDS encoding acyltransferase gives MVDRFSDWQYPKVEEGKPTKYNWIVQNIDNFKLGYKTDIGAFSYINAKFGVHIEDFVQIGSHCSIYSISTIDNKSGLIILKKNCKVGTHSVIMPGVTIGENAIVGAFSLVTADVPANTLVVGVPARTVKRSNE, from the coding sequence AGTGATTGGCAATATCCAAAAGTTGAGGAAGGAAAACCGACCAAATATAATTGGATTGTCCAAAATATAGACAATTTTAAATTGGGGTATAAAACTGATATAGGGGCATTTTCATATATTAATGCAAAGTTCGGGGTACATATAGAGGATTTTGTTCAAATTGGATCCCATTGTTCAATATATTCTATTTCAACAATTGATAATAAATCAGGGTTGATAATCTTAAAGAAGAACTGCAAAGTAGGAACTCACAGCGTAATTATGCCAGGGGTGACCATTGGCGAAAATGCAATCGTGGGGGCATTTAGCCTTGTGACTGCAGACGTTCCTGCTAATACTCTAGTGGTAGGTGTCCCTGCCCGAACCGTAAAGAGGTCTAATGAGTGA